One Myxococcaceae bacterium JPH2 DNA window includes the following coding sequences:
- a CDS encoding RtcB family protein, whose protein sequence is MSWKQILEKVSEGHYVLPRTKTMRVHADLFLSDKLLWGEGPESPGLEDMVFAQVVNAASFPGVTRVAVTPDCHVGYGVPIGTVVETDGVLLPTAAGYDIGCGMVQLRTTLTLEDVADPTKRRQWINDVTSRIAVGVGSSRVQKQRRVSDGTFADVVRHGAKALGRGSSVTERDFVPVEDDRVDIPDRARDKRGQLGSLGGGNHFMEMQVDETGHVWVMLHTGSRGFGWNIAKHFFVAGAEHLGLKQRSEDFIWLDADSPLGRDYWNLHNMAANFAVANRLIIGEAVCDALEDVFGGSASIYYEISHNLIQREAGKFVARKGATRAFPGGHPALKGTPWAATGHPILIPGSMETGSAILFAEPGAQKSIYSVNHGAGRRLSRAAARRELQQAETDRRMAEAGILLNTRTTPLDESGPCYKNLDDVLETVEQAGLARVAHRLKPLACIKGTD, encoded by the coding sequence ATGAGCTGGAAGCAGATTCTGGAGAAGGTCAGCGAGGGGCACTACGTCCTGCCTCGCACCAAGACGATGCGGGTCCACGCGGACCTCTTCCTCTCGGACAAGCTGCTGTGGGGCGAGGGGCCCGAGTCACCGGGGCTGGAGGACATGGTCTTCGCCCAGGTGGTGAACGCGGCTTCGTTCCCGGGCGTCACGCGCGTCGCGGTGACGCCGGACTGCCACGTGGGCTACGGCGTGCCCATCGGCACGGTGGTGGAGACCGACGGCGTCCTGCTGCCCACCGCCGCGGGCTATGACATCGGCTGCGGCATGGTGCAGCTGCGCACCACGCTCACGCTGGAGGACGTGGCGGATCCCACCAAGCGCCGCCAGTGGATCAACGACGTCACCTCGCGCATCGCCGTGGGCGTGGGCTCCAGCCGGGTGCAGAAGCAGCGGCGCGTCTCGGACGGCACCTTCGCCGACGTGGTGCGCCACGGCGCCAAGGCGCTGGGCCGCGGCTCCTCCGTCACCGAGCGCGACTTCGTCCCCGTCGAGGATGATCGCGTGGACATCCCCGACCGCGCCCGGGACAAGCGCGGGCAGCTGGGCAGCCTGGGCGGCGGCAACCACTTCATGGAGATGCAGGTCGACGAGACGGGCCACGTCTGGGTGATGCTGCACACCGGCAGCCGAGGCTTCGGGTGGAACATCGCCAAGCACTTCTTCGTGGCGGGCGCGGAGCACCTGGGCCTGAAGCAGCGCAGCGAGGACTTCATCTGGCTGGACGCGGACAGCCCGCTGGGCCGCGACTACTGGAACCTGCACAACATGGCGGCCAACTTCGCCGTGGCCAACCGGCTCATCATCGGCGAGGCCGTGTGCGACGCGCTGGAGGACGTCTTCGGCGGCTCGGCCAGCATCTATTACGAAATCAGCCACAACCTCATCCAGCGGGAGGCCGGCAAGTTCGTGGCCCGAAAGGGCGCCACGCGCGCCTTCCCCGGCGGGCACCCCGCGCTCAAGGGCACCCCGTGGGCGGCCACGGGCCACCCCATCCTCATCCCGGGCTCCATGGAGACCGGCAGCGCCATCCTCTTCGCCGAGCCGGGCGCGCAGAAGTCCATCTACTCCGTGAACCACGGGGCGGGGCGCCGGCTGTCCCGCGCCGCCGCGCGACGCGAGCTGCAGCAGGCGGAGACGGACCGTCGCATGGCCGAGGCGGGCATCCTGCTCAACACCCGGACCACCCCGCTGGATGAGTCGGGGCCTTGCTACAAGAACCTCGACGACGTGCTGGAGACGGTGGAGCAGGCGGGCCTCGCGCGGGTGGCCCACCGACTCAAGCCCCTGGCCTGCATCAAGGGGACGGACTGA
- a CDS encoding TIGR02266 family protein codes for MSPSSPAARMPPASREAELTRAEADMSGLESRLAEQLARAQQDAAALTARLTQVRTALARAQAEPGATPQLQQWSAWLQASNVPELSVEAERERALEAREIALDSRRQAGLEFQSALRVHQEGTAQLAQTLSEAEAGLKQLADAAAARARAQQEAAARARQAEQAREAPPRPPPPRATPPGVAPAARPAPMARPAAPADSPDARRNGRVRMHTSIDMRSDSNFFTGFSMDISEGGVFIATVEAVPRGTQVELDFTLPGGRPMKVAGVVRWVREGNDRTPELMPGVGVQFTGLAPEVARVISSFVTTRDPMFYPD; via the coding sequence ATGAGTCCGTCGTCTCCCGCAGCCCGTATGCCTCCCGCATCGCGCGAGGCCGAACTCACGCGCGCCGAGGCCGACATGTCCGGCTTGGAGTCGCGTCTGGCGGAGCAGCTCGCCCGCGCGCAGCAGGACGCCGCAGCGCTCACCGCGCGGCTGACCCAGGTGCGCACGGCGCTGGCTCGCGCCCAGGCGGAGCCCGGTGCCACGCCGCAGCTCCAGCAATGGAGCGCGTGGCTGCAAGCCTCCAACGTCCCCGAGCTGTCCGTGGAGGCCGAGCGCGAGCGCGCGCTGGAGGCCCGAGAAATCGCCCTCGACAGCCGGCGCCAGGCGGGCCTGGAGTTCCAGTCCGCGCTGCGCGTGCACCAGGAAGGCACCGCGCAGCTCGCCCAGACGCTCTCCGAGGCCGAGGCCGGGCTGAAGCAACTGGCCGATGCGGCCGCCGCCCGCGCGCGCGCGCAGCAGGAGGCCGCCGCCCGCGCGCGTCAGGCAGAGCAGGCCCGCGAGGCCCCTCCCCGCCCGCCGCCGCCCCGCGCGACGCCTCCTGGCGTGGCGCCCGCCGCGCGCCCCGCGCCGATGGCACGGCCGGCCGCCCCGGCAGACAGCCCCGACGCGCGTCGCAACGGGCGGGTGCGGATGCACACGTCCATCGACATGCGGAGCGACTCGAACTTCTTCACCGGCTTCTCCATGGACATCAGCGAGGGCGGCGTCTTCATCGCCACGGTGGAGGCCGTGCCCCGCGGAACCCAGGTCGAGCTGGACTTCACGCTGCCCGGCGGCCGCCCCATGAAGGTGGCCGGCGTGGTCCGCTGGGTGCGCGAGGGGAATGACCGCACGCCCGAGCTGATGCCTGGCGTGGGCGTGCAGTTCACCGGGCTCGCGCCCGAGGTCGCTCGCGTCATCTCCTCGTTCGTCACCACCCGCGACCCCATGTTCTATCCCGATTGA
- a CDS encoding PaaI family thioesterase, whose amino-acid sequence MSTPPLPLADLVREVRQTREYRRLTDAIPYTRFMGIGVENLAGEMLCRMAYAPRLIGNSLLPALHGGTLGALLESAAIFELLLQAQAERVPKVVSITVDFLRSGKPQDTFAKALITRQGRRVANVRVEAWQDDRTRPIASAHAIFLLAEL is encoded by the coding sequence ATGAGCACGCCCCCCCTTCCGCTCGCGGACCTCGTGCGCGAGGTGCGCCAGACGCGCGAGTACCGCCGCCTCACCGACGCCATCCCCTACACGCGCTTCATGGGCATCGGCGTGGAGAACCTCGCCGGCGAGATGCTCTGCCGCATGGCCTACGCCCCGCGCCTCATCGGCAACAGCCTCCTGCCCGCGCTCCACGGCGGCACGCTGGGCGCGCTGCTCGAGTCCGCCGCCATCTTCGAGCTGCTCCTCCAGGCCCAGGCCGAGCGCGTCCCCAAGGTCGTCTCCATCACCGTGGACTTCCTGCGCTCGGGCAAGCCGCAGGACACCTTCGCCAAGGCGCTCATCACCCGCCAGGGCCGCCGCGTGGCCAACGTGCGCGTGGAGGCCTGGCAGGATGACCGCACGCGCCCCATCGCCAGCGCGCACGCCATCTTCCTGCTCGCCGAACTCTGA
- a CDS encoding PD40 domain-containing protein produces MKRLTSALCLAWLVPGALLAAPPPPQEQPPPAPDVKESARAAARASEVDAGVPPVEANAKGTPEKDAWKVDAPGFPSTEAREARIDVRQGTWMSVDVSPSGDELVFDLLGDLYTLPMAGGEARPLTSGVAWDMQPRYSPDGKSIAFTSDRGGGDNIWVVNRDGSNARAVTHETFRLLNSPTWSPDGQFIVARKHFTGRRSLGAGEMWMYHRSGGDGVQLTERPTEQKDVGEPAFSRPDGRYVYFSQDVTPGKTFEYNKDPNGEIYVIQRLDLETKEIEPFVTGPGGSIRPTPSPDGKQLAFVRRVRGQSVLYVTDVASGAERPLYDRLDRDMQETWAIHGVYPAMAWTPDARAIVFWAGGGLHRIDVASKQVTDIPFHVKGTRTLFSALRFPQKVAPERFAVKMLRWVQVSPDGKKVVYQALGKLYVKDLPSGTPRRLTKQEDHLEFYPSFSRDGRSIVYTTWDDEQLGTVRVASATGGEGRVVTTHPGYYVEPAFSPDGKAIVYRATGDGYLMPGQWSRETGLFVLPTTGGPARKLTRDGEQPHFGARSDRVYFLEVEEKEKEDVRTLKSIALDGSHERSHLKSGGALEMRVSPDERWVAFREDYNAYVTPFPRGAKDAAVGPDAKALPVAKVSRDAGEYLHWSGDSQRLHWSLGPQLFTRALKDTFSFVEGAPEKLPPVAEQGVDISFQAKTDVPEGTLALVGGRVITMKGDEVLEQGVVVVKGNRIVAVGPVGQVRVPADAKVVDVKGKTLMPGLVDVHWHGSMGVSGLMPEQSWVHAASLAYGVTTLHDPSNNSETIFSASEMGKAGLFTAPRIFSTGTILYGAAGADYHVNIETLDDARAHLRRMQALGAFSVKSYNQPRRDQRQKVLQAARELKMMVVPEGGSLLQHNLTMVVDGHTGVEHALPVANLYDDVRQLWSQSQVGYTPTLGVAYGGVMGENYWYQKTNVWEEERLLSFVPRRVVDARSRRRNMVPDDEFNHFSTARGARELNDAGVSVQLGAHGQREGLAAHWELAMMGQGGMKPLQALRVGTLNGARYLGLDQDIGSLEVGKLADLIVMDRNPLEDLGNTKSVRLTMVNGRLFDAATLNEVGTRQRQRARFFFEKDGNEGWSPRATTHANTHVCD; encoded by the coding sequence GTGAAACGACTGACCTCTGCTCTTTGTCTGGCCTGGCTCGTCCCCGGCGCGTTGCTCGCCGCCCCGCCCCCACCCCAGGAGCAGCCGCCTCCCGCTCCCGACGTGAAGGAGTCCGCGCGAGCCGCCGCGCGCGCCTCCGAGGTCGATGCGGGCGTTCCCCCCGTCGAGGCCAACGCGAAGGGGACCCCGGAGAAGGACGCGTGGAAGGTGGACGCGCCCGGCTTCCCCTCCACCGAGGCCCGCGAGGCCCGCATCGACGTGCGTCAGGGCACGTGGATGAGCGTGGACGTCAGCCCCAGCGGAGACGAGCTGGTGTTCGACCTGTTGGGCGACCTCTACACGCTGCCCATGGCGGGCGGTGAGGCGCGGCCGCTCACCTCGGGCGTCGCGTGGGACATGCAGCCGCGCTACAGCCCGGACGGCAAGTCCATCGCCTTCACCAGCGACCGCGGCGGTGGCGACAACATCTGGGTGGTGAACCGCGATGGCTCGAACGCGCGCGCGGTGACGCACGAGACGTTCCGCCTGCTCAACAGCCCCACGTGGAGCCCGGATGGGCAGTTCATCGTGGCGCGCAAGCACTTCACCGGGCGCCGCTCGCTGGGCGCGGGCGAGATGTGGATGTACCACCGCTCCGGCGGGGACGGCGTGCAGCTCACCGAGCGCCCCACCGAGCAGAAGGACGTGGGCGAGCCCGCGTTCTCGCGTCCAGACGGGCGCTACGTCTACTTCAGCCAGGACGTCACCCCGGGCAAGACGTTCGAATACAACAAGGACCCCAACGGGGAGATCTACGTCATCCAGCGGCTGGACCTGGAGACCAAGGAGATTGAACCGTTCGTCACCGGCCCGGGTGGCTCCATCCGGCCCACGCCGTCACCGGACGGCAAGCAGCTCGCGTTCGTGCGCCGCGTGCGCGGCCAGAGCGTCCTCTACGTCACCGACGTGGCCTCCGGCGCCGAGCGCCCGCTGTATGACCGGCTCGACCGGGACATGCAGGAGACGTGGGCCATCCACGGCGTCTATCCCGCCATGGCGTGGACGCCGGATGCGCGCGCCATCGTCTTCTGGGCGGGCGGCGGACTGCACCGCATCGACGTGGCGTCGAAGCAGGTGACGGACATCCCCTTCCACGTGAAGGGCACGCGCACGCTCTTCTCCGCGCTGCGCTTCCCGCAGAAGGTGGCGCCCGAGCGCTTCGCCGTGAAGATGCTGCGCTGGGTACAGGTGTCACCGGATGGCAAGAAGGTCGTGTACCAGGCGCTGGGCAAGCTGTACGTGAAGGACCTGCCCTCGGGCACGCCGCGCCGGCTGACGAAGCAGGAGGACCACCTGGAGTTCTACCCGTCGTTCTCGCGCGACGGGCGCTCCATCGTCTACACGACGTGGGACGACGAGCAGCTCGGCACCGTGCGCGTGGCGTCCGCCACGGGCGGCGAGGGCCGCGTGGTGACGACGCACCCGGGCTACTACGTGGAGCCCGCCTTCAGCCCGGACGGCAAGGCCATCGTCTACCGCGCCACGGGTGACGGCTACTTGATGCCGGGACAGTGGAGCCGCGAGACGGGCCTGTTCGTCCTGCCCACCACGGGCGGCCCGGCGCGCAAGCTGACCCGGGATGGCGAGCAGCCGCACTTCGGCGCGCGCTCGGACCGCGTCTACTTCCTGGAGGTGGAGGAGAAGGAGAAGGAGGACGTGCGCACGCTGAAGAGCATCGCGCTCGACGGCAGCCACGAGCGCAGCCACCTCAAGAGCGGCGGAGCGCTGGAGATGCGCGTGTCGCCGGACGAGCGCTGGGTGGCGTTCCGCGAGGACTACAACGCCTACGTCACGCCGTTCCCGCGCGGCGCGAAGGACGCGGCGGTGGGCCCGGACGCCAAGGCCCTGCCGGTGGCGAAGGTGAGCCGCGACGCGGGCGAGTACCTGCACTGGTCCGGAGACAGCCAGCGCCTGCACTGGTCGCTGGGGCCCCAGCTCTTCACGCGCGCGCTGAAGGACACCTTCTCCTTCGTGGAGGGCGCGCCCGAGAAGCTGCCGCCCGTGGCGGAGCAGGGCGTGGACATCTCCTTCCAGGCGAAGACGGACGTGCCCGAGGGCACGCTCGCGCTGGTGGGGGGCCGCGTCATCACCATGAAGGGCGACGAGGTGCTGGAGCAGGGCGTGGTGGTGGTGAAGGGCAACCGCATCGTGGCGGTGGGGCCCGTGGGACAGGTGCGCGTGCCCGCGGACGCGAAGGTGGTGGACGTGAAGGGCAAGACGTTGATGCCCGGTCTGGTGGATGTGCACTGGCACGGCAGCATGGGCGTGTCCGGGCTGATGCCCGAGCAGAGCTGGGTGCACGCGGCCTCGCTGGCCTACGGCGTCACCACGCTGCATGACCCGTCCAACAACTCGGAGACCATCTTCTCCGCGAGCGAGATGGGCAAGGCGGGCCTGTTCACCGCGCCGCGCATCTTCTCCACCGGCACCATCCTCTATGGCGCGGCCGGCGCGGACTACCACGTGAACATCGAGACGCTGGACGACGCGCGCGCGCACCTGCGCCGCATGCAGGCCCTGGGGGCCTTCAGCGTGAAGAGCTACAACCAGCCCCGGCGCGACCAGCGGCAGAAGGTCCTCCAGGCCGCGCGCGAGCTGAAGATGATGGTGGTGCCCGAGGGCGGCTCGCTGCTCCAGCACAACCTCACCATGGTGGTGGATGGCCACACGGGCGTGGAGCACGCGCTGCCCGTGGCGAACCTCTACGACGACGTGCGCCAGCTCTGGAGCCAGAGCCAGGTGGGCTACACGCCGACGCTGGGCGTGGCCTACGGCGGCGTCATGGGCGAGAACTACTGGTACCAGAAGACGAACGTGTGGGAGGAGGAGCGGCTGTTGTCCTTCGTGCCCCGCCGCGTCGTCGACGCGCGCAGCCGCCGGCGCAACATGGTGCCGGACGACGAGTTCAATCACTTCTCCACCGCCCGGGGCGCGCGCGAGCTGAACGACGCGGGCGTGAGCGTGCAGCTGGGCGCCCACGGTCAGCGCGAGGGCCTGGCGGCGCACTGGGAGCTGGCCATGATGGGCCAGGGCGGGATGAAGCCCTTGCAGGCGCTGCGCGTGGGCACGCTCAACGGCGCGCGCTACCTGGGGCTGGACCAGGACATCGGCTCGCTGGAGGTGGGGAAGCTGGCGGACCTCATCGTGATGGACCGCAACCCGCTGGAGGACCTGGGCAATACCAAGTCCGTGCGGCTCACCATGGTGAACGGGCGCCTCTTTGACGCGGCCACCCTGAACGAGGTGGGCACGCGCCAGCGCCAGCGCGCCCGGTTCTTCTTCGAGAAGGACGGCAACGAGGGCTGGAGCCCTCGCGCCACCACCCACGCGAACACCCACGTCTGCGATTGA
- a CDS encoding PaaI family thioesterase has product MSHFTLPSDPEGRREQLSVLFSDAVPHNLALGLRLVDVGDAHATVVLPYADFLVGNPETGVLAGGAVTTLIDATSGAAVLARIGGFAAVVTLDLRIDYLRPALPRRELTARAECYKLTRMVAFVRALVHQGDPDQPVASAQGTFMRVEE; this is encoded by the coding sequence ATGTCTCACTTCACTCTTCCCTCGGACCCAGAGGGACGGCGCGAGCAGTTGTCCGTGCTCTTCAGCGACGCCGTTCCCCACAACCTGGCCCTGGGCCTGCGGCTGGTGGACGTGGGGGATGCCCACGCCACCGTGGTGCTGCCCTACGCGGATTTCCTCGTGGGCAACCCCGAGACGGGCGTGCTCGCGGGCGGCGCGGTGACGACGCTCATCGACGCGACCAGCGGCGCGGCGGTGCTCGCGCGCATCGGCGGCTTCGCGGCGGTCGTCACGCTGGACCTGCGCATCGACTACCTGCGCCCCGCCCTCCCCCGCCGCGAGCTGACCGCCCGCGCCGAGTGCTACAAGCTCACGCGCATGGTCGCCTTCGTGCGCGCGCTCGTGCACCAGGGAGACCCGGATCAGCCCGTGGCCTCCGCGCAGGGAACCTTCATGCGGGTGGAGGAATAG